The following proteins are encoded in a genomic region of Neomicrococcus aestuarii:
- the glyA gene encoding serine hydroxymethyltransferase, whose protein sequence is MTEQSATQGATATLANVLNEDLSQLDPQISGLIDLELQRQQNTLEMIASENFAPFAVMQAQGSVLTNKYAEGYPGKRYYGGCEYVDQIETIAIDRLKELFGAEFANVQPHSGAQANAAVMHALIKPGDTILGLNLAHGGHLTHGMKINFSGRLYNVAAYGVSEDTHTIDMDEVERIAKESEPKLIIAGWSAYPRQLDFARFREIADSVGAYLMVDMSHFAGLVAAGLHPNPVPFAHVTSSTTHKTLGGPRGGVILTNDPDIAKKINSAVFPGQQGGPLEHVIAAKAVAFGVALGEGFKERQERTLRGSKILAERLSQQDVQNAGISVLTGGTEVHLNLVDLRHSALDGQQGEDLLHEVGITINRNAVPFDPRPPMISSGLRIGTPALATRGFDDDAFREVADIIALALVIGAQRAAATEGDNTAASDATNELDSLRTRVRELAQRFPLYPHLTKG, encoded by the coding sequence ATGACGGAACAGTCCGCTACGCAGGGTGCTACCGCTACCCTTGCCAACGTCCTCAACGAGGATCTTTCCCAGCTTGATCCACAGATTTCTGGGTTGATTGATCTAGAACTACAGCGCCAGCAAAACACGCTGGAAATGATCGCCTCTGAAAACTTCGCGCCCTTCGCAGTGATGCAGGCACAAGGAAGTGTCCTCACCAACAAGTACGCCGAGGGCTACCCCGGAAAGCGCTACTACGGTGGTTGCGAATACGTGGACCAGATCGAAACCATTGCGATCGATCGCTTGAAGGAACTGTTTGGCGCAGAATTTGCGAACGTTCAGCCGCACTCCGGCGCTCAGGCAAACGCTGCCGTCATGCACGCGCTCATCAAGCCCGGCGACACCATCTTGGGCCTGAACTTGGCGCACGGCGGCCACTTGACGCACGGCATGAAGATCAACTTCTCCGGACGTTTGTACAACGTTGCGGCCTACGGCGTGAGCGAAGACACCCACACCATCGACATGGATGAAGTGGAGCGCATCGCCAAGGAGAGCGAGCCCAAGCTCATCATCGCCGGCTGGTCCGCGTACCCTCGTCAGCTGGACTTCGCTCGTTTCCGCGAAATCGCGGACTCGGTGGGCGCGTACCTCATGGTGGATATGTCCCACTTCGCCGGACTCGTAGCAGCAGGTTTGCACCCCAACCCGGTTCCTTTTGCACACGTCACCTCCTCTACTACACACAAGACCCTCGGCGGTCCTCGCGGCGGTGTGATCCTCACGAACGATCCGGACATCGCGAAGAAGATCAACTCTGCAGTGTTCCCAGGTCAGCAGGGCGGACCGCTCGAGCACGTCATTGCTGCTAAGGCTGTGGCCTTCGGTGTCGCGTTGGGCGAAGGCTTCAAGGAACGTCAGGAGCGCACGTTGCGCGGCTCCAAGATTCTGGCCGAACGCTTGAGCCAGCAGGACGTCCAGAACGCGGGCATCTCCGTGCTCACGGGCGGCACGGAAGTTCACTTGAACCTCGTGGACTTGCGTCACTCCGCTCTTGACGGCCAGCAGGGCGAAGACCTTTTGCACGAGGTCGGGATCACCATCAACCGCAACGCGGTTCCATTTGACCCACGCCCACCCATGATTTCCTCGGGCTTGCGCATCGGTACGCCGGCGCTCGCAACCCGCGGATTCGACGACGACGCTTTCCGCGAAGTCGCCGACATTATTGCCCTCGCCTTGGTGATCGGCGCTCAGCGCGCTGCTGCCACCGAAGGGGACAACACCGCCGCTAGCGACGCGACGAACGAACTCGATTCTCTTCGTACCCGCGTGCGCGAACTCGCTCAGCGTTTCCCTCTGTACCCACACCTCACGAAAGGCTAG
- a CDS encoding sarcosine oxidase subunit delta: MLIIECPFCGPRNETEFHYGGQAHVAYPEDPYALSDKEWAEYLFYRENPKGEYAERWSHSAGCRKWFNAIRDTRTYEISATYKAGESRPTSTSAGA; the protein is encoded by the coding sequence ATGCTGATCATCGAGTGCCCATTCTGTGGGCCACGCAATGAAACGGAATTCCACTACGGCGGACAGGCACACGTTGCCTACCCCGAAGATCCCTACGCGCTGAGCGACAAAGAATGGGCCGAGTACCTGTTCTACCGCGAGAACCCCAAGGGCGAATACGCCGAACGCTGGAGCCACTCCGCTGGCTGCCGCAAGTGGTTCAACGCGATTCGCGACACTCGCACGTATGAGATCTCCGCGACGTACAAGGCCGGAGAATCTCGCCCCACTTCTACCTCTGCAGGAGCCTGA
- a CDS encoding ABC transporter permease, which yields MLSLKSVLRRWRRNLISLIVTAAGVAALVVLPSMSIGSSEAVSNRLDEATRSRITVLLPWETWERTEQSLITPLKNSSAITDAGTLVKPERMSTSVTVSNDKVSDQSVQSTAGIATPSGLRTAKVAVRSGGIGADSVISNLPQAVYVGSRIAMELSYSNVASGGLVIDGVKYSVLGIVSSEEAWISASVLFTPASAQTAGLTPNQRELTVATSGEVTEKLKKWIATAVSPENPEAATVLSAPSAQELRAEILERGNSLTTLIAIIAGVTGFLTLAATTFASLTERRREMGLYLALGYGTRFVASQIVVEGMIVGFLGGLTGFLVGTAIAGTISAFSFPLFFLPPILLGLPLAGGVLGFLSALLPALAATRVAPSELLRD from the coding sequence ATGCTTTCGCTCAAATCCGTGCTCAGACGATGGCGCCGAAACCTCATCTCGCTGATCGTGACGGCGGCTGGAGTAGCTGCGCTGGTGGTCCTGCCATCCATGTCCATTGGCTCATCGGAAGCGGTGTCTAACCGATTAGATGAAGCTACCAGGAGTCGCATCACTGTCCTCCTACCGTGGGAAACCTGGGAAAGAACCGAGCAATCGTTGATAACACCGCTGAAAAACTCGTCAGCCATTACTGACGCAGGCACATTGGTCAAACCTGAACGGATGTCCACTTCTGTGACAGTCAGCAATGACAAAGTCAGCGATCAATCCGTTCAATCGACGGCGGGAATTGCAACACCCAGCGGCCTACGCACGGCAAAAGTTGCAGTGCGCTCAGGAGGCATCGGTGCGGATTCTGTGATCTCCAACCTCCCCCAGGCTGTCTACGTTGGGTCGCGAATCGCTATGGAACTGAGCTACTCAAACGTGGCCTCAGGCGGCCTGGTCATCGATGGGGTCAAATATTCCGTTCTTGGAATAGTTTCGAGCGAAGAGGCTTGGATTTCAGCGAGCGTGCTTTTCACACCAGCCTCGGCGCAAACGGCGGGACTGACCCCCAACCAGCGAGAACTTACGGTCGCCACTTCAGGCGAAGTAACTGAGAAGCTTAAAAAATGGATTGCCACCGCCGTCTCCCCTGAGAACCCGGAAGCCGCCACCGTGCTGAGCGCCCCCAGCGCTCAAGAGCTCAGGGCTGAAATCTTGGAACGCGGAAATAGCCTCACCACACTGATCGCGATCATCGCAGGCGTCACCGGTTTCTTGACCTTGGCCGCAACGACTTTTGCATCGCTCACGGAACGCCGCCGCGAGATGGGACTTTATCTAGCCTTGGGCTATGGAACCCGCTTTGTGGCAAGCCAAATTGTTGTTGAAGGCATGATCGTAGGATTCCTCGGCGGACTGACGGGCTTCCTCGTGGGCACCGCCATCGCCGGCACCATTAGTGCTTTCAGCTTTCCGCTGTTCTTCTTACCGCCAATCCTTCTTGGCCTTCCTTTAGCGGGCGGCGTACTTGGCTTCTTGAGCGCACTCTTACCCGCGCTGGCTGCCACCAGAGTCGCTCCCAGCGAATTGTTGCGGGATTAG
- a CDS encoding sarcosine oxidase subunit beta family protein → MDQRHLPEHPDFLWSNPEPKKSYDVIIIGGGGHGIATAYYLAKNHGITNVAVLEKGWLAGGNMARNTTIIRSNYLWDESAAIYEHSLKLWEGLEEELGYNMFFSQRGVMNLAHTLQDVRESVRRVEANRLNGIDAEWIDPKQVKELCPIININDDIRYPVMGGTYQPRAGIAKHDWVAWGYARRASELGVDLIQNCEVTGFVKDGNKITGVKTTRGTINAGKVALAAAGHTSVLADMAGFRVPIQSHPLQALVSELHEIIHPTVVMSNHVHVYVSQAHKGELVMGAGVDTFNGYGQRGSFHVIEHQMSAAVELFPAFARAHLLRTWGGIVDVTMDASPIMGKTPVDNMYINCGWGTGGFKGVPGAGWAYAHTIANDSAHETNSAFGLERFETGALIDEHGAAAVAH, encoded by the coding sequence ATGGATCAGCGTCATCTTCCGGAACACCCGGACTTCTTGTGGAGCAACCCTGAGCCAAAGAAGAGCTACGACGTCATCATCATTGGTGGCGGCGGACACGGCATTGCAACTGCTTACTACCTAGCCAAGAACCACGGCATCACCAACGTGGCCGTCCTCGAAAAGGGCTGGCTCGCTGGCGGCAACATGGCCCGCAACACCACCATCATTCGCTCAAACTACTTGTGGGATGAATCGGCAGCGATCTACGAGCACTCTCTCAAGCTATGGGAAGGCCTCGAAGAAGAACTCGGCTACAACATGTTCTTCTCCCAGCGCGGCGTCATGAACCTCGCGCACACTCTTCAGGACGTTCGCGAATCGGTGCGTCGTGTGGAGGCCAACCGCCTCAACGGCATCGATGCAGAGTGGATTGACCCTAAGCAGGTCAAGGAACTGTGCCCCATCATCAACATCAACGATGACATCCGCTACCCCGTCATGGGCGGAACCTACCAGCCACGCGCTGGCATCGCGAAGCACGACTGGGTGGCCTGGGGCTACGCTCGCCGCGCGTCCGAACTCGGTGTAGACCTCATCCAGAACTGCGAAGTCACCGGCTTTGTCAAAGACGGCAACAAGATCACCGGCGTGAAGACCACCCGCGGCACCATCAACGCCGGCAAGGTGGCTCTTGCCGCAGCCGGCCACACCTCGGTGTTGGCTGACATGGCAGGCTTCCGCGTTCCAATCCAGTCCCACCCACTCCAGGCACTGGTCTCCGAACTGCACGAGATCATTCACCCCACCGTGGTGATGTCCAACCACGTGCACGTCTACGTCTCCCAAGCTCACAAGGGCGAACTCGTCATGGGTGCTGGCGTTGATACCTTCAACGGTTACGGCCAGCGCGGTTCCTTCCACGTGATCGAACACCAGATGTCCGCTGCTGTGGAGCTGTTCCCGGCCTTCGCTCGCGCTCACTTGTTGCGCACCTGGGGCGGAATCGTGGACGTCACCATGGACGCTTCGCCGATCATGGGCAAGACGCCGGTGGACAACATGTACATCAACTGCGGCTGGGGCACCGGCGGCTTCAAGGGTGTACCTGGCGCGGGTTGGGCGTACGCGCACACCATCGCGAACGATTCGGCTCACGAGACGAACTCCGCGTTTGGCCTCGAGCGTTTCGAGACCGGAGCCCTCATCGACGAACACGGCGCAGCCGCCGTCGCCCACTAG
- a CDS encoding GntR family transcriptional regulator: MKTADETGEYVSLAERAYNILRDRLVMLEIAPGSPINEGALAAELGIGRTPIRESLKKLEVDHLVVSYPRRGTFATAVDIKDLASISDVRRALEPLAAAKAAANAPAAVRKRLLEKAEQIEALDIESMTNRELLEYDLAVHRMIYSAVDNPHLEEPLVRLDNLVTRIWVMVFDRLPSVGEHVREHSTLLRTIASGDAEEAERLVRDHVHNFEMAMRGAL, translated from the coding sequence GTGAAAACTGCAGACGAAACGGGCGAATATGTCTCGCTCGCTGAGCGCGCCTACAACATTTTGCGGGACCGGCTCGTGATGCTGGAGATCGCGCCAGGCTCGCCCATCAACGAAGGTGCGCTCGCCGCCGAACTGGGAATTGGGCGTACACCCATTCGTGAATCGCTCAAAAAGCTGGAAGTTGACCACTTGGTGGTGTCCTATCCGCGGCGCGGTACCTTTGCGACCGCGGTGGATATCAAGGACCTGGCGTCTATTTCCGATGTGCGCCGGGCGTTGGAACCACTGGCTGCGGCCAAAGCGGCCGCGAATGCACCGGCGGCTGTGCGCAAGCGGCTGTTGGAAAAAGCGGAACAGATTGAAGCGCTGGACATTGAATCGATGACCAACCGCGAGCTTTTAGAATATGACCTTGCCGTGCATCGGATGATCTACAGCGCCGTGGATAATCCGCATTTGGAGGAACCGTTAGTGCGCCTGGACAATCTGGTGACGCGCATTTGGGTCATGGTGTTTGACCGCCTGCCCTCCGTGGGGGAGCACGTGCGCGAGCACTCCACCTTGCTACGCACTATCGCCTCGGGTGACGCCGAGGAAGCCGAGCGGCTAGTGCGCGATCACGTGCACAACTTTGAAATGGCGATGCGCGGCGCGCTTTGA
- a CDS encoding peptidoglycan-binding domain-containing protein has protein sequence MGSGNKQNTRTSFVALLGGLITAVIIAVASLALLAAVGINNFQATQQPAATTPAITVTAEKGAVEETVDVKVHSLRNASMTLTGAYLGAGVVTGPPLPVGSTIKDGDSILSINEKPVLIIQGEIPAYRPLGPGLKGDDVTQLQEFLVRENFKHWDKKGVFGASTALALAKFYKERNLPVVNENGELTTSLRQAGLPLSRYFFAKSMPLEIAEDCGPAGQQAADFKCVLQSSATSTVISSSADRDLQGMQVLLTSVSGQPVVATVGKPTVKQQATVRKEADTAQEAAQPATERWFSLTGLPKDSAEFAENARVVVQTSAKDGLRIPATAIHEDANGQSFLQSASEADSGEKATTNHPVNVLFCANSYCAIKGEKLAAGMEFSVLE, from the coding sequence ATGGGTAGCGGCAATAAACAGAATACCCGAACCTCATTTGTAGCACTGCTCGGCGGCTTGATCACTGCCGTCATCATTGCAGTGGCGAGTTTAGCGTTACTTGCTGCAGTGGGAATCAACAACTTTCAAGCGACGCAACAGCCAGCAGCAACCACCCCGGCCATTACAGTCACTGCAGAAAAAGGTGCCGTGGAGGAGACCGTCGACGTCAAAGTCCACTCGCTACGAAATGCCTCCATGACACTTACTGGCGCTTATTTGGGCGCAGGGGTGGTAACAGGTCCCCCGCTACCAGTTGGTTCCACAATTAAGGATGGCGACTCGATACTTTCTATCAACGAGAAGCCCGTCTTGATTATTCAGGGTGAGATTCCCGCCTATAGACCTCTTGGTCCAGGGTTGAAAGGTGACGATGTCACCCAACTCCAAGAGTTCCTTGTACGAGAGAATTTCAAGCACTGGGACAAGAAGGGAGTTTTTGGTGCCTCCACCGCGTTGGCGCTGGCAAAGTTCTACAAAGAGCGCAACCTTCCCGTGGTGAATGAAAACGGTGAACTAACAACCTCTTTGCGGCAAGCCGGCCTACCCCTCTCACGATACTTTTTCGCGAAAAGCATGCCTCTTGAAATTGCCGAGGACTGCGGACCTGCGGGCCAACAAGCCGCGGATTTCAAGTGTGTACTGCAATCCAGCGCTACCAGCACCGTGATTTCTTCAAGCGCAGACCGGGATCTGCAAGGCATGCAGGTCCTGTTGACAAGTGTGAGTGGTCAACCGGTTGTCGCTACTGTTGGCAAGCCCACGGTCAAACAACAGGCCACTGTCCGCAAAGAAGCGGATACTGCTCAAGAAGCGGCGCAACCGGCCACAGAGCGCTGGTTCAGCCTCACCGGCCTGCCTAAAGACAGCGCCGAGTTCGCCGAGAACGCTCGAGTGGTGGTGCAAACATCAGCCAAGGATGGGCTCAGAATCCCAGCAACAGCTATTCACGAAGACGCTAATGGTCAATCGTTCTTGCAATCTGCATCAGAAGCAGACTCGGGAGAAAAAGCGACCACCAACCATCCCGTCAATGTCCTTTTTTGCGCCAATAGCTATTGCGCTATTAAGGGCGAAAAATTAGCGGCGGGAATGGAATTCAGCGTCCTTGAATAA
- a CDS encoding 2Fe-2S iron-sulfur cluster-binding protein, translating into MTAQNNRLASGGVVNRDAALSFTIDGQSFTGFAGDTAASAFLASGNIRVGNSIYLGRPRGVLSAGVEEPNAFVMVKGSHNESMIPATSLELEDGMELLFQDGIGTLDQRKDTAEYDKKHVFTDVLVIGAGPAGLAAASAAAKTGQRVMILEQDFALGGDLLSANADETVNGQSAADYLATVSAELEAAANVTVLTRTSAFGSYDNNYVIALEKRVATNPNASRQRLWHITAKRVVLAVGAMERQIVFANNDVPGVMLASAVRTYINRYGVLPGKNAVVFTTNDSAQATVRALEAAGATVTVVDARNGEAVVDVTSNGDRVTSVTIAPINELGDITGETREVSADLVAVSGGWSPTVNLHSQRQGVMHWNNELAGFIPEPTVKNQTLAGSVNGTYSLEASIAEGKAAGETEAASSSSIEDRIRIAGTTLQLWSVAAPNGEWDQHFVDPQRDNTAKDILRATGAGMRSIEHVKRYTSISTGVDQGKIGGVNTIGILTRLLKGEDARAIAAGQPGQDASGGAESGLINDGGEATEAKPKPVAPGLFGTTTFRAPFTPVAFAALAGRSIGELYDPARTTAAHSWHVAHGAKFEDVGQWKRPWFYPQGNEDMDQAVARECIAARESVAMMDASTLGKIEIRGKDAAEFLNRMYTNPFLKLPVGKARYGIMCSPDGMIFDDGVTLRLAEDRFFMTTTTGGAAKVLDWLEEWSQTEWPELDVFFSSVTEQWATTAVVGPKSREVIAKLAPGLDVSKEGFGFMEFRETVLASGIPARICRITFSGELAYEVNVPTTYGLKVWEDIVAAGEEFNITPYGTETMHVLRAEKAYPIVGQDTDGTVTPQDLNMEWIIGKNKEFVGKRSFARLSHTDHVRKQWVSVLPVDKTLRLPEGTQIVRKEDLGSYDGTGLPSAPIPMVGHVTSSYDSQALGRTFGLALLKDGLNLIGTQLVASFDGRFAGVEVGNTVLFDPEGARRDG; encoded by the coding sequence ATGACCGCTCAGAACAACCGCTTGGCAAGCGGCGGCGTCGTCAACCGTGACGCTGCCCTCTCCTTCACCATTGACGGCCAGTCTTTCACCGGTTTCGCCGGAGATACGGCAGCGTCCGCGTTCCTCGCCTCCGGCAACATTCGCGTAGGCAACTCGATCTACTTGGGTCGCCCTCGCGGCGTCCTCTCAGCAGGCGTGGAAGAACCCAACGCCTTCGTCATGGTCAAGGGCAGCCACAACGAATCGATGATCCCAGCCACCAGCCTCGAGCTTGAAGACGGCATGGAGCTGTTGTTCCAGGACGGCATCGGCACTTTGGATCAGCGCAAAGACACCGCCGAGTATGACAAGAAGCATGTCTTCACCGACGTCCTCGTGATCGGTGCCGGACCTGCGGGCCTCGCCGCTGCGAGTGCCGCAGCGAAGACCGGCCAGCGCGTCATGATCCTCGAGCAGGACTTCGCCCTCGGTGGCGATCTCCTCTCGGCTAACGCTGATGAGACCGTCAACGGCCAGTCCGCCGCTGACTACCTTGCAACCGTTTCTGCCGAACTTGAAGCAGCCGCAAACGTCACGGTGCTGACCCGTACGTCGGCGTTCGGCTCCTATGACAACAACTATGTGATCGCCCTCGAAAAGCGCGTCGCCACCAACCCCAACGCATCCCGTCAGCGCTTGTGGCACATCACCGCCAAGCGCGTGGTGCTCGCGGTGGGCGCTATGGAACGCCAGATCGTGTTCGCAAACAATGACGTCCCCGGCGTCATGCTCGCCTCCGCGGTGCGCACCTACATCAACCGCTACGGCGTCCTTCCGGGCAAGAACGCGGTGGTCTTCACCACCAACGATTCCGCTCAGGCAACGGTTCGTGCGCTCGAAGCGGCCGGCGCTACCGTCACGGTAGTGGACGCCCGCAACGGCGAAGCCGTGGTGGACGTGACCTCCAACGGTGACCGCGTGACCTCCGTGACCATCGCCCCGATCAACGAGCTCGGCGACATCACGGGCGAAACCCGCGAAGTTTCAGCAGACCTCGTAGCCGTCTCCGGCGGTTGGAGCCCCACGGTCAACCTGCACAGCCAGCGCCAGGGCGTCATGCACTGGAACAACGAGCTCGCCGGCTTCATCCCAGAACCAACCGTCAAGAACCAGACCCTCGCTGGCTCCGTCAACGGCACCTACTCGCTCGAAGCGAGCATCGCCGAAGGTAAAGCAGCGGGCGAAACGGAAGCTGCGTCGTCGTCCTCCATTGAAGACCGCATCCGCATCGCCGGCACCACCCTCCAACTGTGGAGTGTGGCCGCGCCAAACGGCGAATGGGACCAACACTTCGTGGATCCGCAGCGCGACAACACCGCCAAGGACATCCTGCGCGCAACCGGCGCGGGCATGCGATCTATCGAGCACGTCAAGCGTTACACCTCGATTTCCACGGGCGTGGATCAGGGCAAGATCGGTGGCGTCAACACCATCGGCATCCTGACCCGTTTGCTCAAGGGCGAGGACGCTCGCGCTATCGCCGCAGGTCAGCCCGGACAGGACGCCTCCGGTGGCGCCGAATCCGGACTCATCAACGACGGCGGCGAAGCAACCGAAGCCAAGCCAAAGCCAGTGGCACCAGGCCTCTTCGGAACCACCACGTTCCGCGCACCGTTCACCCCAGTGGCATTCGCAGCCCTCGCGGGCCGCAGCATCGGCGAACTCTACGACCCCGCCCGCACCACCGCCGCCCACTCGTGGCACGTGGCCCACGGCGCCAAGTTCGAGGACGTAGGACAGTGGAAGCGCCCATGGTTCTACCCGCAGGGCAACGAAGACATGGACCAGGCCGTGGCGCGCGAATGCATCGCAGCCCGCGAATCCGTGGCCATGATGGACGCCTCCACCCTCGGCAAGATCGAGATCCGCGGCAAGGATGCGGCCGAATTCCTCAACCGCATGTATACCAACCCGTTCCTCAAGCTGCCCGTCGGCAAGGCCCGCTACGGCATCATGTGCTCCCCTGACGGCATGATCTTTGACGACGGCGTGACCCTGCGCCTGGCCGAAGACCGCTTCTTCATGACCACCACCACGGGCGGCGCCGCGAAGGTCCTGGACTGGCTCGAGGAGTGGTCCCAGACCGAATGGCCAGAACTGGACGTCTTCTTCAGCTCCGTCACCGAGCAGTGGGCAACTACCGCCGTGGTGGGACCGAAGTCCCGCGAGGTCATCGCCAAGCTCGCCCCAGGACTCGACGTCTCCAAGGAAGGCTTCGGCTTCATGGAGTTCCGTGAAACCGTCCTGGCGAGCGGCATCCCGGCCCGCATTTGCCGCATCACGTTCTCCGGCGAACTCGCCTACGAAGTCAACGTGCCCACCACGTACGGGCTCAAGGTGTGGGAGGACATCGTCGCTGCCGGCGAGGAATTCAACATCACCCCGTACGGCACCGAGACCATGCACGTGCTGCGCGCCGAAAAGGCATACCCGATTGTTGGGCAGGACACCGACGGCACCGTCACCCCGCAGGACTTGAACATGGAATGGATCATTGGCAAGAACAAGGAATTCGTTGGAAAACGATCCTTCGCTCGCCTCTCCCACACGGACCACGTGCGCAAGCAGTGGGTTTCCGTGCTCCCTGTGGACAAGACCTTGCGCTTGCCAGAAGGCACGCAGATTGTCCGCAAGGAAGATCTTGGCTCCTACGACGGCACCGGGCTTCCGTCCGCGCCGATCCCGATGGTGGGTCACGTGACCTCTTCCTACGATTCCCAAGCACTCGGCCGAACCTTCGGCTTGGCGCTGCTCAAGGACGGTCTCAACCTGATTGGTACTCAGTTGGTGGCATCGTTCGATGGCCGCTTCGCAGGCGTCGAAGTTGGCAATACCGTTCTCTTCGACCCTGAAGGAGCTCGCCGTGACGGCTAA
- a CDS encoding PucR family transcriptional regulator → MELIAQTLDAQAVLYDHSGEVLAKSASKLATKETADVDKVPHQADAVVVIAGNITATLEISATTQPVELLQSATSRTAEVLSIALAHLLRPSSSHIVEQRLIRAIMEDALYATLANLWDRANVPLGPFAIFVVRPFNSGTLNTSVYAAVRRILGHGAMDSVGTDLIGVIPLPDAGTRAAREKFAASLNSIATKFPSRAVVSTLSWNQTFAYLSYTDAVAVLNDEHFSNAGVIDSMRHYPTRALRNLENQYFSRSYIHAQVEPLRLWDEKHSTQLVDTLTTWLDRACNTTETAAVLHVERQTLHKRLTKIFEILEGDPRHDADLLGLHLALRMSQLRTEI, encoded by the coding sequence ATGGAACTCATTGCCCAAACCCTTGACGCGCAAGCCGTCCTCTACGATCACTCAGGCGAAGTCCTGGCTAAATCCGCGTCGAAGTTGGCCACCAAAGAGACCGCCGACGTGGATAAGGTTCCGCATCAAGCGGACGCCGTCGTCGTCATAGCTGGAAATATCACCGCAACCCTAGAAATCAGCGCAACCACGCAACCGGTAGAGCTCCTCCAATCCGCAACGTCCCGCACGGCGGAAGTCCTCTCCATTGCGCTCGCGCATCTCTTGCGCCCTTCTTCGTCCCACATTGTGGAGCAACGTCTCATCCGAGCGATCATGGAGGACGCCCTCTACGCCACGCTGGCGAACTTGTGGGACCGCGCCAATGTGCCTCTGGGGCCGTTCGCGATTTTTGTGGTGCGGCCGTTCAACAGCGGCACACTGAATACCAGTGTCTATGCGGCGGTCCGGAGAATCCTGGGACATGGGGCGATGGACAGCGTGGGAACGGATTTAATTGGAGTCATCCCGCTCCCGGACGCGGGAACGCGAGCCGCCCGCGAGAAATTCGCGGCGAGCCTGAATTCCATCGCCACTAAGTTCCCGTCCCGCGCAGTGGTTAGCACACTGAGCTGGAACCAAACGTTCGCGTATTTGTCCTATACGGATGCGGTGGCCGTCCTCAACGATGAGCACTTCAGCAACGCCGGCGTTATCGACTCCATGCGCCACTATCCCACACGCGCTTTAAGGAATTTAGAAAATCAATACTTTTCGCGAAGTTATATCCATGCGCAAGTGGAACCTTTGCGGCTCTGGGATGAAAAACACAGCACACAACTCGTGGACACTCTCACCACGTGGCTGGACCGTGCATGCAACACCACGGAGACCGCGGCGGTGCTGCACGTGGAGCGGCAGACCCTGCACAAACGACTCACCAAGATCTTCGAAATTCTCGAGGGCGATCCCCGGCATGACGCGGATTTACTGGGGTTGCACCTGGCTTTGCGGATGTCTCAATTGCGGACTGAGATCTAA
- a CDS encoding ABC transporter ATP-binding protein, with translation MNNDENRQQLVRAHNVRKVFEPGEQGVRSGSFSINSGTSTAIVGPSGSGKTTLMTLLGLLEKPDSGELTLFGSDSKSLTLTEATKIRRHELGFIFQAFHLIQHLNVSENVMLGLHPAETGQSDRKQRVTDQLMALGLETHANAFPKTLSGGQQQRVAIARALVRRPKLLLCDEPTGNLDSTNGEIVIQALLNSVSNDSAVVIVTHDEDLAARCSHRIRVKDGIATGDSL, from the coding sequence TTGAATAACGACGAAAACAGACAACAACTTGTCCGCGCACACAACGTTCGGAAGGTCTTTGAGCCCGGTGAACAAGGCGTACGTAGCGGCTCGTTCAGCATCAACTCCGGGACTTCCACGGCTATCGTGGGGCCCAGCGGCTCTGGGAAAACCACCCTTATGACGCTACTGGGGCTCTTGGAAAAACCGGATAGTGGAGAGCTGACGCTGTTTGGCAGCGACTCCAAAAGCTTAACTCTGACCGAGGCAACCAAAATCCGCCGCCACGAGTTGGGATTCATTTTTCAAGCATTTCATTTGATCCAACATCTCAATGTCTCTGAAAACGTCATGCTGGGATTACACCCAGCGGAGACAGGGCAATCGGACCGAAAGCAAAGAGTCACGGACCAGCTGATGGCGCTTGGGCTGGAAACCCACGCAAATGCGTTCCCAAAAACGTTGTCCGGCGGCCAGCAACAGCGAGTCGCAATCGCTAGGGCGCTTGTCCGGCGCCCCAAACTTCTTTTATGCGATGAACCCACCGGAAATCTTGATAGCACCAACGGCGAGATTGTGATTCAGGCGCTTCTGAATTCAGTATCTAATGATTCGGCGGTGGTGATCGTGACACATGATGAAGACTTGGCTGCACGGTGCTCCCATCGCATTCGCGTCAAGGACGGAATCGCCACGGGTGACTCGCTGTGA